DNA sequence from the Cyprinus carpio isolate SPL01 chromosome B13, ASM1834038v1, whole genome shotgun sequence genome:
tacatacatggcCTGAAACACGGCTGCTGTCTGTATTTATGGCTTCAGCCTGACATCAGTTTCTGATATCACTGCAACCTAACCTTGTATCTAGTACTCCTGCTGAGCATGCTCCAGTTTCCACCAGTATTGCACCTGTCTGTCCGCCTACTATCGCTGCTTCGCCCAATGAGCTCCTTTCGGAGCCACAGATAGCCAGTCAGGCACCCGAGCCTGATGCAGGGCAGAATCCTGAGCAAACCATGGTAACCAGGTAAAGTTGCATGTGTTGCATTTTGTGCTTGCTTTACCTTTACTTGGTTTATTGTATTCCCCAttggtatgtatgtgtgtatatgtatatgcattgCAAAAAATTGGCATTAGTaagattttgttcttttgaaagaaagaaatgtatacttttattcagcaaggatgcattaaattgactaaaagttacagtaaagacttatTATAATGTAACAGAAGATATTCTATTTAAAGGTATCCTGGGAAAACACatttgtttctacaaaaatataaagcacagcccaactgttttcaacattaattataatgagaaatgtttcttgagcaataaatcaacatatgagaaggatttctgaaggatcatgtgactctgaagactggagtaatggttgctgtaAATTCGGCTTTACCAACACAGGAGTAAATGACATGAAACAGTTGAACTgatgaaacagttattttaaattgttacactgttttactgtgtttttgatcaaataaatgcagccttgttgacttctttcaaactttcatagtgttattttatttgttctaagttgttattgctgtttttattgttggtttgtttggggttatttattcagaattttactttttttgaaaagGAACATCATGTGATTATGTACAGGTCGTTTGTTTGACTGTGTGTAGGACATAGTAGTgagttatttctattttaattaacttCTATTAGTGGAGACACATGATAGATGTTGTAGACAATTAACTATTTCTATTAGATTTGAACCTAACATTTGAGAGATTGTAGGACAAGAGAGATTGTTAGAACAAAGAGGCTTCATTGATCCTGGAGATTCAAAGCAAAGCCAATCCTCCAATCCTATTAATGTTATAATCAATGACTTTAATCCTCTACTATGATCTTCTTTGTCTTAACCCAATTTCTTGTTGCAGCTGCTGCTTCATTTGCTACAGCTTATTACTACTAATACTCTTCCCCCAAAGGAAACAAGAAACTCATGTTTGATTGAATACATGTCATCATTTCCAGGATGGCTGTCTGTTTTGGCCTTCTGCTTTTATGAGTGGCATCTCTTTATCATCACATCGTTCAACACCAGGACTTGACCCAAATAAAAACCTCCCAAGACATCCATGAACTACTTTATATGTTTAAGATCACCATAAGCACTTATGTTCTTGTGTTACTCTAACAATAACAGCAGGAACCGGTGTTTATGAAACCAGAGATAAAGTGACTTAATACATTTCCTCTGGGGGTTGAGCATTAATTTTCCTGAcatggttttttttcttttaatgaggTACTATGTCAGTACTACTACACCTGATGCTGTTATGCGACCCTCAAGTCTCTAACAGTCCCAGTCAAGTCTCAGATCTCAAAGTTAgccttattttaataaatctctttcaATTTCTTATATGTAAATGTtcttatttaatatgtattatttctaGAATTATTTCATTTGATCTTTTATACCAAGTCAGTTTTTGAGACCTACGTGTGAGTTTTCATATCTGGGCATTGAAACACATATCCCAAGGGCCTTTATCAACCCATTCTCATGTTTCCTAAGTAAGTTTGTTTTTGAGACATGGCAAAAACTCTTTGCATGTATCCATTGCTTACATTGACACTGAAGTCTGTTAAGTTTATTGCATCCAGACTGGagtgaatttaatatttatacaaataatcatataaataacCATGTTTCCATGTACTTATTAGAAACCAcagttgtaattttattaattcagATTTAGTTGTCTATCTTTCATTTGTCTCCTACCACAGGAAGTGACTGGGTCAGCAGGTGACTCTTAGCCCTGAAGTATATGAATCTTGTGTTAAATTAGGTCTTTTTTATTGGCTATTAAAATACAGTTGTTGGTACATGGTGGGTGGGTTTTGAACGCATATGTTtgatttctgttttgtgtgtgtctgcatgtctTTATGTTTGTAAGATGATTTGTTCATGGTCTGTTTGTTGCAATGTTCACTCATATTGTACTGTACTGATAGTGTACTGTTGTATTCAAAACGAACAGAATACATATGACTAGTTCTTTAAAAAGTTACTGTATATTCAGTTAATTTCCATATGTATATGATTTGAAAAACCAAAATATCTGatcctgtttgtattttttatagacAATATTTGGATGAGTTTGTCAGTTGTACAGATATGAGTGCacatttcctctctctttttcaatCTAGGCATGATATATTTGACTGTCcactatttttgtctttgttacaTTATAGCTTCAACTTGCAGGCCTCTATGGGTTACAGTTCCCAGTACAAAACCTCCATCTCCAGGTACTGCTGTGGTCCTGCTCTGTATTCAAACACAGTGTTTTCTCCTTCCCAGTCTCAGTGCGGCCTGTCAAATGTGCCATAACACATCTTTTTTCCCTTACTGTTTCTTTTTGACAATTTGACTAAGGGATAATACTTATGCTTGgggtattgttcttttaaattcaTGTTGTAACCATTCTTGAATATGTGTCTTTATGTATATAAATGGAAAGGGTTTGTGTAACCTGGTCATTTTGCTCAAATCAAGGCTCTCTCTTCTAACACTTGTTGTTGGTACAAGACTGTCTTTTTCTTGTGCTCTGCATGTTAAAATAACAATAAGCCTTGCATTAAAATTGTAATGGATTTAAGGTAAGACAGCTTCAAATGTGTATGTGATGGAATATTTGGTCAGACATCCTTGGATAATATTAGCAGTAAAGTATGAGAACTGAATGTGCATCCAAACTTTGAGTCAGTAACTCATTTAAGCCTGTGGACAACTAAAGTCACCAAAGGAAATATCACTCTTTTTCTGTTTGTAgattatagatattttaaaaacagctgacATACTGTAAAAATAGACAACCTTAGGAAAACCTTATGATGACTTACTGGATAATGTGCCATGTGCTGTTTAATTCTTGTTGCCCTTTCTGCATGTTTACACTTGCAGCTTTATAATGACAGATGTGcaaaacactttattatttttgcacaCATTTCTCTGTGAGATATATATACcacatatttaaaacttaaattgcAGTTACATGGGCAAAATATGGGCGTCAATGTGTTAAGTCTTGTAAAATGTGTAGCAGCTCTTTATAAAACAtcaataatgtaattaatacatattacaatcataattaataaaagaGTAATGGATACATTTAGCTCAAACAGATGAACAAGTCATCAGTTTGATTGCCAGGGAATACAAATGCATATCTTAAATGCAGTGGCTTTagatgaaagcatctgccaaaagTATAATGTTTTAGATTGATCAGGAAAAGTTTAAGTAGTTTGGAAAAGCAGAAAGGAGGAGTATCTTctcatttaaactgaaatgttacTGAGTTTCTGGTCTGTCCTCCTGTAGTTCTTACTCCCAGGTCCCACCTATGCAGCAGCAGCCACCACCACCCATGCAGCACAGCTCCATCCAGATCCCCGTAGGTACACCTCCACCTAAAGTGGTCAGCACTGCCACCATTGTGCCCGCAGCCTACACAGCTGCCCCAGGTAGCATTGCACATATGTGAAATAATTCAGTTTATGTGTGTCTCCATCTTTGTATGCAATACTAATTCATGGGCATCTTTTAGCACCAGCTCCTCAAATGGTTCACAAGCCTGCTCCACCTCCACATGCTCCTGCCGCAGCTCCAGCGTCTTCTTCCAACAGGCCTCCTTGGGTTACTGATGAGAACTTTGCCCATAAATTTGACCCTAGCaaacccaccaccaccaccacaaacaTCAGAGTGCAGCCTCTTCCCCAGGCAGCCCCACCACCACCACTCTACATCCCCAACCCCGTCCCTGCTCCCGTTCCCGTTCCTGCTCCTGCTGCACCCAGCCCTGCATTCAACCCAGCCCCCTTCCCACCTGTGGCTCGTGGAGTTGCTCAGAGGGCAGAGCGGTTTGCAGCCAGCAACAGAACACCTCTGTGTGGAGCCTGCAACAGCATCATCAGGTATGAAAACACTTGTGCAATGTTCACCCATCTTAAATCACAAGACCTCTTgtaatatatgtgtttttattcagcTTCCCATACCTTCCAACTTTGGGCACTTTCATGTCCCAGAggttgatttttataaaaaaaaaaaaaaattataaaaaaaaaaaagatttaagctttttttattttttttttttttttttgtttcattgttttatttttatagttttatttttgtatgtaatttaaactgttaaaaccatttttattaattgaaatatagctgaaatcaaattaaataaatattagatgaaaaacttaaacataaataagttgaagttgaagtaatAAAAGTATTCAAACTAAAGCTCCAATAAAaaagctatatataatatatataataaaaaaaaataccaaaagaaattataaatggCTAAAGCATAtagcaaaaatactaaaatttaaaataaaataaaagtgaaatttgaaaaaaatgcaagctaattcaatatatttataaatacaataatagtgtataaataatacaaaataaaatgcattttgttcatagatttatattttattttgtttttttttaccttcattaCACACCCAGacattaaatcttaaattattttatagtattctcTAAAGAGTAATGGCTaaacttttttaatgtgatttatgtgACTGGAAGtgacacaaaaaattattttcaagtgatatttacctttatttatattattatttatttatctcaatctcttttttttacacttttgtctCCTTTCTATAAAAGCAGTAACTTTTGAAAAACTTCTGAAtctcatgtaaaatatttttatttttattgtttatttcaccTTTGTTTAGATTATCctagttttaatgatttaataatgttataatatatttttatgttatcaaaacaagttttttttatcagtgttttgaCTCCTCAGGGGACCATTCCTGGTGGCACTGGGTCGTTCCTGGCATCCAGAGGAGTTCAACTGCCATTATTGCCACACGTCTCTGGCCGATGTCAGCTTTGTGGAGGAGCAGAATAATGTTTACTGTGAAAACTGCTATGGAGAGTTCTTTGCACCTACATGTGCCCGCTGCAACACCAAGATCATGGGAGTATGTTGAAAACATATTAACAttgtacacacatgcacagacatgaCTGTAGACACACTTCAGATACTGACAGTCCGTCCGCTCAACATCTGCTCAACAGGAAGTGATGCATGCACTGCGGCAGACCTGGCACACCACTTGCTTTGTGTGTGCAGCTTGTGGAAAGCCCTTTGGAAACAGCCTCTTCCATATGGAGGATGGTGAGCCGTATTGTGAGAAAGGTATGGGAGCCACCAGCTATGTCTGACACAAATTTGTATGTTTACAAGTTTGGTGTATGCAGATATACAGTCCAGACTGCTATCATTTTCATGAACTGTTTCTGTCACCAGATTATATTGCACTCTTCAGCACAAAGTGCCATGGCTGTGACTTCCCAGTTGAGGCAGGAGACAAATTTATTGAAGCTCTTGGCCACACATGGCATGATACCTGCTTTGTTTGTGCGGTAGGTTCAAAATCAGTTTGTTAAAGCACTTGCCCATATGGTTTATATATAATTCAGCACCGAGTTTGAATTATGACTCTATGCATTTCTGTCCCGACATACAGGTGTGCCATGTGAACCTGGAAGGACAACCTTTCTACTCCAAGAAGGACAAGCCATTATGCAAGAAGCATGCACATGCCATCAATGTGTAGATGCTTCAACATTGCATCAAAAGCTGTCAGTGGAGGAACTAAATGCAATTAATACATTTGCATGTGTGGTTTATGGCAAGACATCCAAAtgacaaaaactaatataaaagacatacagtatattaaatagcATATTAGTAAAAACATGAAACTAGACATTTTGACAATTTTAGGTCTttctttatgtttattataaCCCTAATACATTTGCATACATGCACTTGTTTGTCTGATACAGTAATTTTAGAGATataacattttcactttttatgtatgcatattagtgacttaaatattcatttgaaagatattaatattatacatgaATGCTGAAGATTGAAACAGCCTGAAAAAGTCTATGCATATTATTACGCCTTaaaatttgaatgtgtttttattctaTTACTATTTGTTTTCTTGAACAATAATGAGGCCTATAGATCCCTGACTTGCTTATCAATCATAAAAGGATTAAATAGATTGAGACTGTGTGTTGTTTTGCAGTCTTTTCAATACTGAATGGGTGTTTTATGTGTTACTAATCTTGTTCATTTGTGCTTTTAGTGTGTGGGAAAGCATGTGAGCTAATTAATGCATATGTGATGTCAATATTAGCATTATGTGTCATATTTTTATCAACTCATTTTAAGAATGGGAGCAGGGCATCTGAAAAGGtaacagaatttattttcatttattaattgttgCCCTCACAGTGTATGTCCAGCTCACaaggagtatttttttttcttcaattattCATGTTTTGCCTTGTCACCTATGATAgttgatttttgttgttatttattgtgCGCTAAACCTCAATATTTACAACATCTTTGCAAATGGTGTACTGTTCTGAATTTGCATGGATAATTTACTTGTTTTCTTTGCCAAGAAGGTaggattcatatttttatttaataaatactttaattaacAAGACAGAGGCACACACAGGATGCAAGTTGTATTGTTAATATGTAACAAATGGGGTACCTGAGAATTTTTTTCTCTGTGGGAATATGATACAAAATTCTGAAGTTAAGTTTTTGTTTCATGCCTAGTGGCTATTATACATCATGGTTAAATTCTAGACACTCATGTTTTCCTAtgtgatattgatattttatgcatacaattcacttaaaataacttttatttagaCATAAATGTGCccttgatttatatatatttcactgcCATATATTGAAGTTAATGTTACCTACCACATCAGTTGACGTGTTCTTATGGCTATACTTTTGATTTtggcttttattgtttgtttgtttgttttgaatattacTAACAGTGGTTTGGCATGTCATAACTGCCTCTCttaaatttaatgaattgttAGCTTCTTTTTTACACAAGATTAGTAagttacttaaaattacattaatatcaGTGTTGGGCTCAGAAGTGGGAATGTTCTATCTTTttagcatttttcaaaaacagaTGTATTTGATGTAATTTAATGCTATTGAATGTACTTTACAAATAATGTATTATCTGAATTTGTCATCTGCTGTATTCTGCAGTTCACCTGGGAATTACAGAGACAAAGGATTGAtccataattaaataaagctgcaGATActtcaataatacaataaagaaccatatacagtatgtgttatgTGACACTCCTTTTTATAAATATGACGTTCTGGGGTATATGTTAACAAGTGTTTTTAATGCAGTCTTCTTCTTGGTCTAAAGAAGAAGACTTCTTTATGTATGATAGTTCAACTGAGATGTGGCTCTACAGAATACTGTAGATTTACTATGAGCTaggctaaaagtttttttttttttttcaatttaaaatgaaaactaactaACTAGTACTACtaatagttttctttttctttgtatttgaaattatcttttattttgtgtttgaataaTCTTTAACTTCAGTCGAAATGATCATGTTCCACACAAACTAATGAAATGtttgaagttgttttaaaaaattgtgcCGGATTCAAAAATGTCATACAGAAAGATTACTGATTGAGTGTAAGTACAATGCTTATcattcatttatgaattaaaaatccaaataaaacaatataatctttaattatttaattatgatgtACATAGGGCAGTGaggaataaaaaaatcatcaaatgcattttttatttatgtatgtgctgttattttcactcaaaaaggtGTCATTCAAAACATTGTTCCCTTAACtgtgatattgttttaaaataaaactaactaaTATTAATTCTGCCtaaaagtatgattttttattagcATCAAACTGTcagatgaatgtttttatttactaatgCGTTGAGATAGAACACACTCAAAATATCGGGTCACTTGTTGAGGACGTGAATGTTTCGCGCTCGTGGGCAGGGGGCGCTAGGGAGTCGACGCATCAGCGCTCGCGCCTGTGACCTGTCCTCCGCTCCGCAGTCAGTGTAGTGTAGTGAGTGCAGGACGCTTTACTGTGACGGTCAGTGCCAGACCCTTAACAGACCTCAATCAGAGTTCATCGCGATCACAACTTCAAACGAACCCTCTGAGTTGTAGGAGAGCGCAATAAATCGACAGAGCACACGGAAGTAAGATTTGCTGAAGAATCTTCTCGGTAAGTGTAATGGAGTGTTAGCTTGGCTATGCTAAACGCAGCCTCGCGAAAGTTTGTTGCGCTGAATTTTCCATTTTCCACGTAATGTTTTAAACGCTGTACAAAGGCAAAACCGACTGCCTTggggttttatatttttttactacgCAGTAAACAAATGTACAAGGCTTAAAGAGAAAAAACGATGAGCGTTGACGCGTTTATTACATGATTTTGTCAGGAGATTTCCTCTAAGAGTGAAGCGAGTTTAATGATAGCTAGCGTGCTATCGCCGTTAGCAAGTCAAAATACGTTTAAATTTACTCCCATAACTACCAATAAGGACCGTCTTGCTTCCAAGCAATACAGTGTCTTTGTAatctacattttattatgtttaaaataacatttatctgTTCTGAAGTAAAAATCCGAGTGAAAAGTTATTAACGCGACAGTCGCGTAACGCTAGCAACAACTTCCCTAATAATCTGACAGCTGTGTGTTGCTTCGAAATGTTTGTTTATCTCTCTTATGGaaactgttttacatttcatgCTTGTTTCTTTTCACGATACAATATCGtgcttatttatattttgcatattatatTCTTTTCATGGGTTGTTTTTAACTTCAGGCTGTTTTGGTCACGTATCCGCCTCCCAATACAAAAAGCTGCTTCTGGGTGATATTATTGTATGCGTAGGTTTGTggaaatttattacatttaaatgatgcCGGTTTTACTGTGCATTTTATACTGCTTTCCAGAATTTAGTCTCTCTTTTGGCCATGCCTCTAGTCCGCTCCATACAAAAGCTGCTTTTAATTTAGGAGTTCTGGGGGAAGGGGGTCTGCTCAGCTCCTTTACCTTATCAAGGAGGTCAAAAAACAGATGGTAACACTGCCTGTGAAGCAGTCTGCTTCGAGaggcctggaggagagagaggCTTAGTCTGAGGAAAATGGATTTAGTttataaaattaaagctaaaggCTCGTAGTATATACATGCCAGACATCTGTGCATTCCAGGGCTTGATGCAGGACCtcttctgaaaaaaatatcagtatCTGGAAGAGCTGTGCTGATGAGAACAAAaagacatcatttactcactctatAGTGCTCTGTAAGTTTCTGGAGATGTTAGCTGGAATATTAGGGAGCAAAGTCCCCATTcatgttcactgtttttcccctgtacagtaaaaataattattcttttaCGTTcatcgtacaggtttggaatgacatggggatTGGTAAAGGATGAACCTGGGTGATCTATTAtgttaataaatgcaaaacagtGACATCTTGTATGTCCTGTTATTTGTGTTGTGTAGCATGTGACGGTGTATTTACAGTAACTGCTAGAGCAATTATTTGTTCAGTCTTACTTTGAATGTTAAGTAATGATCAATTGTTATGCAGATGTGATGGTCATGTGCTTTTTCTCAAAGTGAATAGATGGTTTAGTGTAAGGGTTTTCAATCCTATAAggcatttaaatagtttttgtataAATACccagttttataaatatatctctCGTTCTCTGCAGGAAAATAATATGTTTCTATTAAGTTAATTATCATTATAAtcaactgtttattattttatttcaatgttttattttcaggtattttatgatttttttttattgttttattatatatatatttttaattatacactGCTTTTCTCTAAACATATCCACGGACCCCTAGTAATCCCTTGCATCCCCTGCACTTTAATAATGCCTGTTTTACCAATTATTGACATGTATATATTCTATTTGGCCCAGATCTGCCCTCATATAATGTGCAAAAATCAATGAATTAATTGCTTAAAAGGCTGCAACATCATACAACAATAAACACAGATGTTTTTCCCCttctatctgtttttttaaatatcagtcaGGCCCAGATTGGGTTGCCCTGGAGCCCTCTAGGAGTGTGTTTCAATCTCAGCCACAGTGCAAGGGATCGGATTGCAGTGGGAGTCTGGCGAGGTGGCAGTGCGGGGAGGCTGGAGGGGAAGGGGGGTGTGGGGGCGGGAGGGTTAAGAGGCAGTGTAGATCAGGTTTCACATCCCTGCCTGCGTTCCTCAAGCTGCTGCGCCGTCTGAAGTCAGCCCCCCACCCTCCCTGACTCGCTCTGGAGACAGGATGGCTAAGcaagagagaaaaacacacacggCAACCTCTGGCCTGGCCCCGAATGTATCACCCATCCCATCGTAAAGGTGCTGATGTATCACCCCCACCATTTAGTCATATCATTCCGATCTAAAAGGTGGAAAACAAATCCTAGACGAACTCGGCCATTTGATACACGCTACTGAGCTTTTATTGAACAGACTTTTCTTTAACACTTACTGTAGGCTGAGGAGTCCTCTGTGCTTGTGCTTCCAGTGGATGGTAGGAAAGTGAGGGAGAGCCATTGATTTCTTTAACTCATTCTGTGCCACTGTTGTTTAGTGTGATGGCAGATCAGATAAAGATAGATTGGATGAAGCTATGCGGTGGGAGGCCGGTGCAGTGCTGGAGAGTGGTCTCTGTTTATTCAGTATGCCCCAGCTGTCCTTTAATGGTATTGATCTGCTTTAAATACACTTGGCTATCGGAGTAAATTATTTAGAGTGGCACCGGATAGGGTAAATTCAATGATGGGTTGGGTTAGTGCACAGACGACCAAAAAGATTTCGGTCTGGTCATGTAATGAGTCACAATGCTTGTAAACCATATTATTTAGGGGATTTCATTTGGTTGTAGAGACCCAGTTAATTGAATAACAtgtgtctgtatttttatttttatttttttaatggcatgtAATGAACATCTTGTGAGAGTTGTAATGCCCGGAATGCCTTTGACACACCAGGCCTTGCTTATACCAGCACTTTTCTATTTGTACAGCAACTAGTCTAATTCCACTTGGTGGCACGCTTTAAATATAAGCTTTTGATATTGTctctttgttctgttttaaaaggctgatgttaaaggaatagtttagtgaaaaatgaaaatttacc
Encoded proteins:
- the LOC109047021 gene encoding LIM domain-binding protein 3-like isoform X2; translation: MSSYNVSLAGPSPWGFRLQGGKDFNMPLTISRITPGSKAASSNLIQGDIIVAIDGVTTEGMTHLEAQNKIKSANFNLALTMQRSKRPIPIPMTTPRIDSPMSVIPHQKVITNTPANTEYLPSFNPIALKDTALSTNKPIEVKGPGGKATIIHAQYNTPISMYSQDAIMDAIAGQSQARGSELSGNETDSPLSTPAEHAPVSTSIAPVCPPTIAASPNELLSEPQIASQAPEPDAGQNPEQTMVTSFNLQASMGYSSQYKTSISSSYSQVPPMQQQPPPPMQHSSIQIPVGTPPPKVVSTATIVPAAYTAAPAPAPQMVHKPAPPPHAPAAAPASSSNRPPWVTDENFAHKFDPSKPTTTTTNIRVQPLPQAAPPPPLYIPNPVPAPVPVPAPAAPSPAFNPAPFPPVARGVAQRAERFAASNRTPLCGACNSIIRGPFLVALGRSWHPEEFNCHYCHTSLADVSFVEEQNNVYCENCYGEFFAPTCARCNTKIMGEVMHALRQTWHTTCFVCAACGKPFGNSLFHMEDGEPYCEKDYIALFSTKCHGCDFPVEAGDKFIEALGHTWHDTCFVCAVCHVNLEGQPFYSKKDKPLCKKHAHAINV
- the LOC109047021 gene encoding LIM domain-binding protein 3-like isoform X5 — translated: MSSYNVSLAGPSPWGFRLQGGKDFNMPLTISRITPGSKAASSNLIQGDIIVAIDGVTTEGMTHLEAQNKIKSANFNLALTMQRSKRPIPIPMTTPRIDSPMSVIPHQKVITNTPANTEYLPSFNPIALKDTALSTNKPIEVKGPGGKATIIHAQYNTPISMYSQDAIMDAIAGQSQARGSELSGFNLQASMGYSSQYKTSISSSYSQVPPMQQQPPPPMQHSSIQIPVGTPPPKVVSTATIVPAAYTAAPAPAPQMVHKPAPPPHAPAAAPASSSNRPPWVTDENFAHKFDPSKPTTTTTNIRVQPLPQAAPPPPLYIPNPVPAPVPVPAPAAPSPAFNPAPFPPVARGVAQRAERFAASNRTPLCGACNSIIRGPFLVALGRSWHPEEFNCHYCHTSLADVSFVEEQNNVYCENCYGEFFAPTCARCNTKIMGEVMHALRQTWHTTCFVCAACGKPFGNSLFHMEDGEPYCEKDYIALFSTKCHGCDFPVEAGDKFIEALGHTWHDTCFVCAVCHVNLEGQPFYSKKDKPLCKKHAHAINV
- the LOC109047021 gene encoding LIM domain-binding protein 3-like isoform X4, whose product is MSSYNVSLAGPSPWGFRLQGGKDFNMPLTISRITPGSKAASSNLIQGDIIVAIDGVTTEGMTHLEAQNKIKSANFNLALTMQRSKRPIPIPMTTPRIDSPMSVIPHQKVITNTPANTEYLPSFNPIALKDTALSTNKPIEVKGPGGKATIIHAQYNTPISMYSQDAIMDAIAGQSQARGSELSGNETDSPLSFNLQASMGYSSQYKTSISSSYSQVPPMQQQPPPPMQHSSIQIPVGTPPPKVVSTATIVPAAYTAAPAPAPQMVHKPAPPPHAPAAAPASSSNRPPWVTDENFAHKFDPSKPTTTTTNIRVQPLPQAAPPPPLYIPNPVPAPVPVPAPAAPSPAFNPAPFPPVARGVAQRAERFAASNRTPLCGACNSIIRGPFLVALGRSWHPEEFNCHYCHTSLADVSFVEEQNNVYCENCYGEFFAPTCARCNTKIMGEVMHALRQTWHTTCFVCAACGKPFGNSLFHMEDGEPYCEKDYIALFSTKCHGCDFPVEAGDKFIEALGHTWHDTCFVCAVCHVNLEGQPFYSKKDKPLCKKHAHAINV
- the LOC109047021 gene encoding LIM domain-binding protein 3-like isoform X3, translating into MSSYNVSLAGPSPWGFRLQGGKDFNMPLTISRITPGSKAASSNLIQGDIIVAIDGVTTEGMTHLEAQNKIKSANFNLALTMQRSKRPIPIPMTTPRIDSPMSVIPHQKDQPVQMNGALSVSAETNSSYSSKHTNQSYSTVVSSSGEASLPAQRHLAAPRDKSSSGQKNQQYNSPIGLYSAETLQEMAMLQERVKSSGSGMPSGFNLQASMGYSSQYKTSISSSYSQVPPMQQQPPPPMQHSSIQIPVGTPPPKVVSTATIVPAAYTAAPAPAPQMVHKPAPPPHAPAAAPASSSNRPPWVTDENFAHKFDPSKPTTTTTNIRVQPLPQAAPPPPLYIPNPVPAPVPVPAPAAPSPAFNPAPFPPVARGVAQRAERFAASNRTPLCGACNSIIRGPFLVALGRSWHPEEFNCHYCHTSLADVSFVEEQNNVYCENCYGEFFAPTCARCNTKIMGEVMHALRQTWHTTCFVCAACGKPFGNSLFHMEDGEPYCEKDYIALFSTKCHGCDFPVEAGDKFIEALGHTWHDTCFVCAVCHVNLEGQPFYSKKDKPLCKKHAHAINV
- the LOC109047021 gene encoding LIM domain-binding protein 3-like isoform X1 encodes the protein MSSYNVSLAGPSPWGFRLQGGKDFNMPLTISRITPGSKAASSNLIQGDIIVAIDGVTTEGMTHLEAQNKIKSANFNLALTMQRSKRPIPIPMTTPRIDSPMSVIPHQKDQPVQMNGALSVSAETNSSYSSKHTNQSYSTVVSSSGEASLPAQRHLAAPRDKSSSGQKNQQYNSPIGLYSAETLQEMAMLQERVKSSGSGMPSGTPAEHAPVSTSIAPVCPPTIAASPNELLSEPQIASQAPEPDAGQNPEQTMVTSFNLQASMGYSSQYKTSISSSYSQVPPMQQQPPPPMQHSSIQIPVGTPPPKVVSTATIVPAAYTAAPAPAPQMVHKPAPPPHAPAAAPASSSNRPPWVTDENFAHKFDPSKPTTTTTNIRVQPLPQAAPPPPLYIPNPVPAPVPVPAPAAPSPAFNPAPFPPVARGVAQRAERFAASNRTPLCGACNSIIRGPFLVALGRSWHPEEFNCHYCHTSLADVSFVEEQNNVYCENCYGEFFAPTCARCNTKIMGEVMHALRQTWHTTCFVCAACGKPFGNSLFHMEDGEPYCEKDYIALFSTKCHGCDFPVEAGDKFIEALGHTWHDTCFVCAVCHVNLEGQPFYSKKDKPLCKKHAHAINV